Within the Borrelia parkeri genome, the region TTGATGTCTTGAAAGAGTATAAGCTGAATCTCAAAGCAAAATCCAACAGAACTCTCTGCTAATTTAAGCAGCCATTACAAGATTTGAACTTGTAAAGTTATTATTTTTTGCATTTATTAAAGAAGTTTTAAGAGATTCCCTCTGCTTGCAATTTATGCTACTAAAGTTTTTAGTCAAATCCAAAACATCCCCTGTTCATACTTTAAAGAGAAAGTATAACATAAATGCACCTAAAAAGGCAAAACAATCCAATTTGCAAAACAACATCTAAAAGCTTATAATGGTCCTAATATATTCAACAATATATGTAATAAAAAATAAAATAATAAATGATGCAAGGAGTCCTTTTGAATAACGAAATTTTATGGTTCATTATGTTAATCTGTACTTATTCAATTTTAATTATTATATACAAACTTTTTGGAAAAAAGGGATTGTTCGCATGGGTAACATCATCTGTAATTATCGCAAATATTCAAGTTTTAAAGCAAATCACAATATTTGGATTTAATGCCACACTTGGTAATATTATTTATGCTTCATCATATGTTGCAACAGATATTTTATCAGAATTTTATGGTCGAAAAATCTCAAAAAAAGCAGTTTATATTGGATTTATAAGCTTCATAGCTTTTGCATTCATCACAAATATTCAACTTTATTTTTCAACAAGTAGTTCCGATATATATTTAAAAAGCCTAGAAAGCATTTTTTCTTCAATTCCAATTCTATTAGTTGCATCAATTATCGCATACATCATATCTCAACTAAATGACATATACCTATACCAATTTATTAAAGATAAATTCCCAAAATTCTTATTTATAAGAAGCAACGGCTCAACTTTAGTAAGCGAACTAATAGATACAATAATCTTTGTAAGTATTGCAACATATTTT harbors:
- a CDS encoding queuosine precursor transporter, which translates into the protein MNNEILWFIMLICTYSILIIIYKLFGKKGLFAWVTSSVIIANIQVLKQITIFGFNATLGNIIYASSYVATDILSEFYGRKISKKAVYIGFISFIAFAFITNIQLYFSTSSSDIYLKSLESIFSSIPILLVASIIAYIISQLNDIYLYQFIKDKFPKFLFIRSNGSTLVSELIDTIIFVSIATYFNIFPKEAYLDIVISTYFIKGFAGILGTPFIYIAKCVYQNKKNSI